One Vitis vinifera cultivar Pinot Noir 40024 chromosome 8, ASM3070453v1 genomic window carries:
- the LOC104880153 gene encoding pentatricopeptide repeat-containing protein At2g33760, which yields MFKLRDRSIIALRNGKLGCCTAHSVIPIVESIIETQFRQTSLNLHNREEESSKFHFLQRLNPKFYISALVNCRNLTQVRQVHAQASVHGMLENIVVANKLIYFYSYYRALDDAYGLFDGMCVRDSVSWSVMVGGFAKVGDYINCFGTFRELIRCGARPDNYTLPFVIRACRDLKNLQMGRLIHHIVYKFGLDLDHFVCAALVDMYVKCREIEDARFLFDKMQERDLVTWTVMIGGYAECGKANESLVLFEKMREEGVVPDKVAMVTVVFACAKLGAMHKARIIDDYIQRKKFQLDVILGTAMIDMYAKCGCVESAREIFDRMEEKNVISWSAMIAAYGYHGQGRKALDLFRMMLSSGMLPDKITLASLLYACSHAGLVEEGLRFFSSMWEDYSVRTDVKHYTCVVDLLGRAGRLDEAFKLIKSMTIEKDEGLWGAFLGACRTHKDVVLAEKAATSLLELQSQNPGHYVLLSNIYANAGRWEDVAKIRDLMSQRRLKKTPGWTWIEVDNKSHQFSVGDTTHPRSKEIYEMLKSLSNKLELVGYVPDTNFVLHDVDEELKIGILYTHSEKLAIAFGLIATPEHTSIRIIKNLRVCGDCHTFCKLVSEIAGRVIIVRDANRFHHFKEGACSCGDYW from the coding sequence ATGTTCAAATTGAGGGACCGCAGCATAATTGCGTTAAGGAATGGGAAACTTGGTTGCTGCACTGCTCATTCTGTTATTCCCATAGTTGAATCCATCATTGAAACTCAATTTCGTCAAACCTCCTTAAATCTCCACAACCGGGAAGAAGAATCATCGAAATTCCATTTTTTACAACGTCTAAAccctaaattttatatatctGCCTTGGTAAATTGTAGAAACCTCACACAAGTCAGACAAGTTCATGCCCAAGCGAGTGTGCATGGAATGCTGGAGAACATCGTTGTTGCAAACAAacttatttacttttattcttattatagAGCTCTAGATGATGCTTATGGCTTGTTTGATGGTATGTGTGTGAGAGATTCAGTTTCCTGGAGTGTAATGGTTGGTGGGTTTGCCAAGGTTGGAGATTATATAAATTGCTTTGGCACATTTAGGGAACTGATTCGTTGTGGGGCACGGCCTGATAATTATACATTGCCTTTTGTAATAAGGGCCTGTAGGGATTTGAAAAATCTTCAAATGGGTAGATTGATTCATCACATTGTCTATAAATTTGGGTTGGATTTGGATCATTTTGTATGTGCAGCACTTGTGGACATGTATGTAAAATGTAGGGAAATTGAGGACGCTCGCTTTCTGTTTGATAAAATGCAGGAGAGGGATCTTGTAACTTGGACGGTGATGATTGGTGGGTATGCCGAGTGTGGGAAAGCTAATGAGTCGTtggttttgtttgaaaaaatgagagaagaggGTGTTGTCCCTGATAAGGTTGCTATGGTGACAGTTGTCTTTGCTTGTGCGAAGTTAGGGGCGATGCATAAGGCTAGAATAATTGATGATTATATACAGAGAAAGAAGTTTCAATTGGATGTCATATTGGGGACGGCAATGATTGATATGTATGCTAAGTGTGGGTGTGTTGAGTCTGCAAGAGAAATCTTTGATAGGATGGAAGAAAAGAACGTTATATCCTGGAGTGCAATGATTGCAGCTTATGGGTATCATGGACAAGGCAGAAAGGCTCTTGATTTGTTCCGTATGATGCTGAGCAGTGGGATGTTACCTGATAAGATCACCTTGGCTTCTCTGTTATATGCTTGCAGTCATGCAGGTCTGGTTGAAGAGGGCCTTCGATTTTTCTCCTCGATGTGGGAAGATTACTCTGTGAGAACAGATGTGAAACACTATACTTGTGTTGTTGATCTCTTGGGCCGTGCTGGGAGACTTGATGAGGCATTCAAATTGATCAAGAGTATGACTATTGAGAAAGATGAGGGGCTATGGGGTGCTTTTCTAGGGGCATGCCGGACACATAAAGACGTAGTGCTAGCAGAAAAGGCAGCTACATCCCTTCTTGAACTACAGTCCCAGAATCCAGGCCACTACGTACTGCTTTCAAATATTTATGCGAATGCAGGTAGGTGGGAAGATGTAGCCAAGATTAGGGACCTAATGTCCCAAAGGAGATTGAAAAAAACTCCTGGTTGGACTTGGATTGAGGTGGATAATAAGAGTCATCAATTTAGTGTTGGAGATACTACCCATCCCAGGTCAAAGGAGATATATGAGATGCTGAAGAGTTTGAGTAACAAGCTGGAGTTGGTTGGTTATGTCCCTGATACAAATTTTGTGTTACATGATGTGGATGAGGAACTGAAGATAGGAATCTTGTACACACATAGTGAGAAGTTGGCAATTGCATTCGGCCTTATTGCGACACCTGAGCACACTTCAATCAGGATTATAAAGAATCTTAGGGTATGTGGTGACTGCCATACATTCTGTAAGTTGGTGTCAGAAATAGCAGGGAGGGTGATTATTGTCCGAGATGCAAATCGGTTTCACCACTTCAAGGAAGGGGCTTGTTCCTGTGGGGACTATTGGTAA